In Capsicum annuum cultivar UCD-10X-F1 chromosome 7, UCD10Xv1.1, whole genome shotgun sequence, one genomic interval encodes:
- the LOC107856341 gene encoding thiamine thiazole synthase 1, chloroplastic has protein sequence MATMASTLASSVITKRNFLDTNKSSFYGVPISSQTRLNLVKSVKQDMSVYASVDSPLPPYDLGSFSFNPIKESIVAREMTRRYMTDMITYADTDVVIVGAGSAGLSCAYELSKNPNVQVAILEQSVSPGGGAWLGGQLFSAMVVRKPAHLFLNELGIDYDEQDDYVVIKHAALFTSTIMSKLLARPNVKLFNAVATEDLIVKNGRVGGVVTNWSLVSQNHDTQSCMDPNVMEAKVVVSSCGHDGPMGATGVKRLRSIGMINSVPGMKALDMNAAEDAIVRLTREVVPGMIVTGMEVAEIDGAPRMGPTFGAMMISGQKAAHLALRALGLPNALDGTAETIIHPDLILAAADEAESADA, from the exons ATGGCAACAATGGCATCCACCTTAGCTTCCTCAGTTATTACCAAAAGAAACTTCCTTGACACAAACAAATCATCCTTTTATGGTGTTCCTATCTCCTCACAGACAAGACTGAACCTCGTAAAATCTGTTAAACAAGATATGTCTGTGTATGCTTCTGTTGATTCTCCTCTGCCGCCTTACGATCTTGGAAGTTTCAGTTTCAATCCGATCAAGGAATCGATTGTTGCTAGAGAAATGACAAGGAGGTATATGACTGATATGATCACTTATGCTGATactgatgttgttattgttggtgcTGGATCTGCTGGTCTCTCTTGTGCTTATGAACTCAGCAAGAACCCTAACGTTCAG GTGGCCATCCTTGAGCAATCTGTGAGCCCCGGTGGAGGTGCTTGGCTAGGGGGACAACTCTTCTCCGCCATGGTTGTGCGTAAGCCAGCGCATCTTTTCCTGAACGAGCTAGGCATTGACTACGACGAGCAAGACGACTACGTGGTCATCAAACACGCTGCCTTGTTCACCTCAACCATCATGAGCAAGCTTTTGGCCAGGCCAAACGTGAAGCTCTTCAATGCTGTTGCAACGGAGGACCTTATCGTGAAGAACGGAAGAGTCGGTGGCGTTGTCACTAACTGGTCTTTGGTTTCTCAGAACCACGATACACAGTCCTGCATGGACCCCAATGTTATGGAAGCTAAGGTCGTGGTCAGCTCTTGTGGCCACGACGGTCCTATGGGCGCCACAGGGGTTAAGAGGCTTAGGAGCATTGGCATGATCAACAGTGTTCCTGGAATGAAAGCTTTGGACATGAACGCTGCTGAAGACGCGATTGTTAGGCTTACCAGAGAAGTTGTACCTGGAATGATCGTTACCGGAATGGAAGTTGCTGAAATTGATGGAGCACCAAGGATG GGTCCAACTTTTGGAGCCATGATGATATCAGGACAGAAGGCAGCACACCTTGCCCTACGGGCGTTGGGATTGCCCAACGCGCTCGATGGAACTGCAGAAACAATCATCCACCCAGACCTTATTTTGGCTGCAGCTGATGAAGCTGAATCTGCTGATGCTTGA
- the LOC107856349 gene encoding pectinesterase 2.2: MSTPHQPLLTKTHKQNLIISCKILTFAITFFVALFLVVFLVTPYQFDIKHSNSNHNLCRAAQDSQLCLSYVSNLMSSGLVTSDGLSVLQKFLVKYVHQMNNAIPVVHKINDISQQGALTDCLELLDLSVDLVTDSIAALGNRRSSDTANAHIWLSGVLTNHVTCLDELDSVTKTTENGMILDELLSRAKAALAMLASVTAKNEEVFTPLLGRMPSWISLRDRKLMESSGNAIKANAVVAQDGTGDYQTLAEAVAAAPDKSKKRYVIYVKKGVYKENVEVTKKKMNLMIVGDGMDSTIITGSLNVVDGSTTFRSATLAAVGQGFILQDICIQNTAGPEKHQAVALRVGADMSVINRCRIDAYQDTLYAHSLRQFYRDSYVTGTVDFIFGNAAVVFQKCKLVARKPDKNQKNMVTAQGRTDPNQATGTSIQFCDIIASPDLEPVENEFKTYLGRPWKEYSRTVVMQSYLGSLIDPAGWAEWNGDFALKTLYYGEYMNNGPGAGTSKRVKWPGYHVLTNPAEAMPFTVGELIQGGSWLSSTGVAYVEGLNE, encoded by the exons ATGTCTACTCCTCACCAACCATTGCTAACAAAAACACACAAACAAAATCTCATAATCAGCTGCAAGATTCTCACTTTTGCCATAACCTTCTTTGTTGCTCTCTTCCTAGTTGTGTTTCTTGTTACTCCATATCAATTTGATATTAAGCACTCTAATTCCAATCATAATTTATGTAGAGCTGCACAAGATTCCCAACTCTGTCTCAGTTATGTCTCTAACTTAATGTCCAGTGGACTTGTCACATCAGATGGACTTAGTGTCCTACAGAAATTTCTAGTGAAGTATGTGCATCAAATGAACAATGCAATTCCAGTGGTTCACAAGATCAATGACATTAGTCAACAAGGAGCTTTAACTGATTGTCTTGAGCTTCTTGACTTGTCAGTTGATTTAGTAACTGATTCCATTGCTGCACTTGGTAATAGAAGAAGTAGCGATACTGCCAACGCGCATATCTGGCTAAGTGGCGTGCTCACTAACCACGTTACGTGCTTAGATGAGCTTGATTCTGTTACTAAAACTACTGAGAATGGAATGATTCTTGACGAGTTGCTCTCGAGAGCTAAGGCAGCATTGGCGATGCTCGCGTCTGTAACGGctaagaatgaggaagtttttaCGCCGCTTTTAGGGAGAATGCCGTCTTGGATTAGTTTGCGAGACAGGAAGCTTATGGAAAGTTCGGGTAATGCCATTAAAGCGAATGCAGTGGTGGCACAGGATGGTACTGGGGATTATCAAACACTTGCCGAAGCAGTCGCTGCAGCACCAGATAAGAGCAAGAAGCGTTATGTGATCTATGTCAAGAAGGGAGTTTATAAAGAGAATGTTGAGGTTACTAAGAAGAAAATGAACTTGATGATTGTTGGTGATGGCATGGATTCTACCATCATCACTGGTAGCCTCAATGTTGTGGATGGATCAACCACATTCCGCTCCGCCACTCTTG CTGCAGTTGGCCAAGGATTTATACTACAGGACATATGTATACAGAACACAGCAGGACCAGAAAAACACCAAGCTGTGGCACTTCGAGTTGGAGCTGATATGTCTGTCATAAATCGTTGTCGTATTGATGCTTATCAAGATACCCTTTACGCTCATTCTCTAAGGCAGTTCTATCGAGACTCCTATGTGACTG GTACTGTCGATTTCATATTTGGTAATGCTGCTGTTGTATTCCAGAAATGCAAGCTCGTAGCTAGAAAACCAGATAAAAATCAGAAAAACATGGTGACTGCACAGGGCAGGACGGACCCAAATCAGGCCACGGGGACTTCAATTCAATTCTGTGACATAATAGCAAGTCCGGACCTTGAACCAGTTGAGAACGAATTCAAAACGTATCTTGGTAGGCCATGGAAAGAATATTCAAGAACTGTAGTGATGCAATCGTACCTAGGTAGTCTCATTGATCCAGCGGGTTGGGCTGAATGGAACGGAGATTTTGCCTTGAAGACATTGTATTACGGTGAGTACATGAACAATGGACCAGGTGCTGGCACTAGTAAGCGTGTCAAGTGGCCCGGCTATCATGTCCTTACTAATCCTGCTGAGGCTATGCCGTTCACTGTGGGTGAGCTGATTCAGGGCGGATCGTGGTTGAGTTCTACTGGCGTGGCGTACGTGGAAGGATTAAATGAGTAG
- the LOC107856387 gene encoding COBRA-like protein 10 has translation MQIPWRNISWVIILVVIFAHYFQSCNGQDYGEEETKLAAPPPEQDNCNGIFITYSFEGRQKVYPLVKNVSAQAWSFKSMLTVMNTGINELKSWKVFVGFQNKELLISADGAVAMDGDGFPVKVGKNGTTLAGYPQSDLKTAIDTAGDFTQMAAQISIKGTQFGLSEKTNPMPSTIKLVNEGYKCPAPKRYKTYQQVCCSRDPKYKPKNVTTKFMPRSYGDLSITYDVLSAFTNRYQAQVTIDNLNPLGRLDHWNLTWEWMRNEFIYSIKGAHTHKKDPSECIYGPQGQYYKDFDFTTVINCQKKPIISDLPREKANDDKMGKLPYCCRNGTLLSPVMNETEARSIFQMEVFKLPPDMNRTALNPPQNWKINGIMNPAYTCGPPVRVDPTGFPDPQGIGITTAVATWQITCNITTPKPKQAKCCVSFSAYYAESVIPCNTCACGCEQTAKCDANRKPLLLPSQALLIPPENRTKLAKAWSHLKHLGALPSKLPCPDNCGVSLNWHLDSNTETGWTARITLFNWGDYAYENWFSAIQMKKDFAKGYENVYSFNGTKLTNQRNNTIFMQGLPGLNFLVGEVNGSDPNNDPRIPGKQQSIISFVKKHTPRINIQGGDGFPSKVFFNGEECALPPEFPKSTAAFKSQFGLLPAVLLALFTFLLLTDGLH, from the exons ATGCAGATACCATGGAGGAATATCTCttgggttattattttggttgttaTATTTGCGCACTACTTCCAATCATGTAACGGGCAGGATTATGGCGAAGAGGAAACCAAACTGGCAGCACCGCCACCAGAGCAAGACAATTGCAATGGAATTTTCATTACGTATAGTTTTGAAGGACGACAGAAGGTGTATCCATTGGTAAAAAATGTATCAGCACAAGCATGGTCATTTAAATCCATGTTAACCGTAATGAATACAGGGATTAATGAGCTAAAGTCGTGGAAAGTCTTCGTGGGATTTCAGAATAAAGAGCTGTTAATATCCGCGGATGGAGCTGTTGCAATGGATGGCGATGGATTTCCTGTTAAAGTTGGTAAAAATGGTACAACATTGGCGGGATATCCACAATCCGATTTGAAAACAGCAATTGATACCGCGGGGGATTTTACGCAGATGGCTGCTCAGATAAGTATAAAGGGGACACAATTTGGTCTTAGCGAGAAAACAAATCCAATGCCTTCAACTATTAAGCTTGTTAACGAAGGATATAAATGCCCTGCTCCTAAGCGCTACA AAACATACCAACAGGTATGCTGCTCGAGGGATCCTAAATACAAGCCCAAGAATGTGACCACCAAGTTCATGCCGCGTAGTTATGGAGACCTCTCCATAACTTACGATGTTCTATCAGCCTTCACGAACAGGTACCAAGCCCAAGTTACAATTGACAATCTCAATCCTTTGGGTCGACTTGATCACTGGAACTTAACGTGGGAGTGGATGAGGAACGAGTTCATTTACAGCATTAAAGGTGCACATACTCATAAAAAAGACCCTTCTGAATGCATTTATGGACCTCAAGGACAATATTACAAGGATTTCGATTTCACTACTGTGATAAATTGCCAAAAGAAACCAATCATTTCCGATTTGCCTAGGGAGAAAGCCAACGATGATAAAATGGGCAAGTTGCCGTATTGTTGCAGAAACGGGACTCTATTGTCACCTGTCATGAATGAAACAGAAGCAAGGTCCATTTTTCAGATGGAAGTTTTCAAACTTCCTCCTGATATGAATAGAACCGCCTTAAATCCGCCTCAGAACTGGAAAATCAACGGTATAATGAACCCGGCTTATACATGTGGACCGCCAGTCAGAGTTGATCCAACAGGATTCCCTGATCCTCAAGGAATTGGAATTACTACTGCTGTGGCTACCTGGCAAATAACTTGTAACATAACTACCCCGAAGCCTAAACAAGCCAAATGTTGTGTTTCTTTCTCCGCGTATTATGCTGAATCTGTTATCCCTTGCAACACTTGTGCATGTGGATGTGAACAGACAGCAAAATGTGACGCGAACAGAAAGCCTCTACTTCTTCCTTCACAAGCGCTTCTCATCCCTCCTGAAAATAGGACAAAATTGGCGAAAGCTTGGAGCCATTTAAAACATCTTGGCGCTTTGCCTAGTAAACTACCTTGTCCTGATAATTGTGGAGTGAGTCTCAATTGGCATTTAGATAGTAACACCGAGACCGGATGGACTGCACGAATAACTCTCTTCAACTGGGGAGATTACGCGTATGAAAACTGGTTTTCCGCTATCCAAATGAAGAAAGATTTCGCTAAGGGCTACGAAAATGTTTACTCATTCAACGGTACAAAACTAACTAATCAAAGGAACAACACTATCTTTATGCAAGGTTTACCTGGTTTGAATTTCTTGGTAGGAGAGGTTAATGGAAGTGATCCTAATAATGATCCAAGAATACCTGGAAAACAACAATCAATCATATCATTCGTAAAGAAGCATACACCGCGTATTAACATCCAAGGTGGCGATGGATTCCCTTCTAAAGTGTTCTTCAACGGAGAAGAATGTGCGCTTCCACCAGAGTTTCCTAAAAGTACTGCAGCATTCAAGTCCCAGTTTGGTCTTCTACCGGCAGTTTTGCTTGCGCTcttcacttttcttcttttgacGGATGGGTTACACTGA
- the LOC107856366 gene encoding TBC1 domain family member 15 isoform X1, whose product MWRDPGAPADSFYQVRPECTDVPKTRFRIKAGKTLSARKWRAAFTSEGYLDIGKTLSRIYRGGIHPSIRGEVWEFLLGCYDPKSTFEEREHIRQRRRDQYAVLKEECHTIFRMIGSGSFITAPIITENGDPILDPITLQEAQATKELSSGGQQNGNPGCEMVKEYDKRIIQWKLSLHQIGLDVVRTDRTLVFYEKQENLAKLWDILSGYAWFDKDINYCQGMSDLCSPMIILLDDEADAFWCFERLMRRLRGNFRCTERSVGVEAQLSNLASVTQVIDPKLHHHLETLGGGDYLFAIRMLMVLFRREFSFADSLYLWEMMWALEYDPDLFLMYEDPNLAAEKSEGSKGRAKSTRQCGKFERENLKNGSKGVEAPLPISIFLVASVLKDKSTKLLTEAKGLDDVVKILNDITGNLDAKKACTGAMKLHKKYLKKAANANR is encoded by the exons ATGTGGAGGGACCCTGGAGCTCCTGCTGATTCTTTTTACCAGGTTCGTCCTGAATGTACAGATGTACCGAAAACAAGATTTAGAATCAAG GCTGGGAAAACCTTAAGTGCAAGGAAATGGCGTGCTGCATTTACATCAGAAGGTTATCTTGACATTGGCAAAACGTTAAGTCGAATTTATCGTGGG GGGATTCATCCATCTATTAGAGGTGAAGTTTGGGAATTTTTATTGGGTTGTTATGATCCAAAGAGCACATTTGAAGAACGAGAACACATAAGGCAGCGGAGGAG GGACCAGTATGCCGTACTGAAAGAAGAATGCCACACGATATTTCGCATGATCGGAAGTGGTAGTTTTATTACTGCACCTATAATTACTGAAAATGGCGATCCTATCCTAGATCCTATTACTCTCCAAGAGGCACAAGCAACAAAAGAATTAAGTTCAGGTGGTCAACAAAACGGTAATCCTGGATGTGAAATGGTAAAGGAGTACGACAAAAGAATAATCCAGTGGAAACTCTCGTTACACCAGATAG GACTCGATGTTGTTCGGACCGACAGGACACTTGTCTTTTATGAGAAACAGGAGAATCTAGCCAAGCTTTGGGATATTCTGTCTGGTTACGCTTGGTTTGACAAAGATATCAATTATTGTCAAG GAATGAGTGATCTCTGCTCTCCCATGATTATTCTTCTTGATGATGAAGCCGATGCATTTTGGTGCTTTGAACGCCTAATGAGGAGACTG AGAGGAAACTTCAGATGCACCGAGAGGTCTGTCGGAGTAGAGGCGCAGCTGAGTAATCTAGCTTCAGTAACACAAGTTATTGATCCTAAACTTCATCATCACTTAG AGACATTAGGTGGAGGTGATTACCTATTTGCTATCCGAATGCTCATGGTTTTGTTTCGTCGAGAATTCTCTTTTGCTGATTCGTTATATCTTTGGGAG ATGATGTGGGCTTTGGAATATGATCCCGACTTGTTTCTTATGTACGAAGACCCTAACTTAGCTGCTGAAAAGTCTGAAGGATCTAAAGGAAGAGCAAAATCGACACGCCAGTGTgggaaatttgagagagaaaatctGAAAAATGGAAGCAAAGGTGTCGAAGCTCCACTGCCAATTTCCATTTTCCTAGTAGCCAGTGTCCTCAAAGACAAGAGCACGAAGTTGCTGACAGAAGCTAAGGGACTGGACGACGTTGTTAAG ATACTGAATGACATCACCGGAAACCTGGACGCCAAAAAGGCTTGCACTGGTGCAATGAAACTTCACAAGAAATATCTTAAAAAG GCAGCCAATGCCAACAGGTAA
- the LOC107856366 gene encoding rab GTPase-activating protein 22 isoform X2, with protein sequence MWRDPGAPADSFYQVRPECTDVPKTRFRIKAGKTLSARKWRAAFTSEGYLDIGKTLSRIYRGGIHPSIRGEVWEFLLGCYDPKSTFEEREHIRQRRRDQYAVLKEECHTIFRMIGSGSFITAPIITENGDPILDPITLQEAQATKELSSGGQQNGNPGCEMVKEYDKRIIQWKLSLHQIGLDVVRTDRTLVFYEKQENLAKLWDILSGYAWFDKDINYCQGMSDLCSPMIILLDDEADAFWCFERLMRRLRGNFRCTERSVGVEAQLSNLASVTQVIDPKLHHHLETLGGGDYLFAIRMLMVLFRREFSFADSLYLWEMMWALEYDPDLFLMYEDPNLAAEKSEGSKGRAKSTRQCGKFERENLKNGSKGVEAPLPISIFLVASVLKDKSTKLLTEAKGLDDVVKPIA encoded by the exons ATGTGGAGGGACCCTGGAGCTCCTGCTGATTCTTTTTACCAGGTTCGTCCTGAATGTACAGATGTACCGAAAACAAGATTTAGAATCAAG GCTGGGAAAACCTTAAGTGCAAGGAAATGGCGTGCTGCATTTACATCAGAAGGTTATCTTGACATTGGCAAAACGTTAAGTCGAATTTATCGTGGG GGGATTCATCCATCTATTAGAGGTGAAGTTTGGGAATTTTTATTGGGTTGTTATGATCCAAAGAGCACATTTGAAGAACGAGAACACATAAGGCAGCGGAGGAG GGACCAGTATGCCGTACTGAAAGAAGAATGCCACACGATATTTCGCATGATCGGAAGTGGTAGTTTTATTACTGCACCTATAATTACTGAAAATGGCGATCCTATCCTAGATCCTATTACTCTCCAAGAGGCACAAGCAACAAAAGAATTAAGTTCAGGTGGTCAACAAAACGGTAATCCTGGATGTGAAATGGTAAAGGAGTACGACAAAAGAATAATCCAGTGGAAACTCTCGTTACACCAGATAG GACTCGATGTTGTTCGGACCGACAGGACACTTGTCTTTTATGAGAAACAGGAGAATCTAGCCAAGCTTTGGGATATTCTGTCTGGTTACGCTTGGTTTGACAAAGATATCAATTATTGTCAAG GAATGAGTGATCTCTGCTCTCCCATGATTATTCTTCTTGATGATGAAGCCGATGCATTTTGGTGCTTTGAACGCCTAATGAGGAGACTG AGAGGAAACTTCAGATGCACCGAGAGGTCTGTCGGAGTAGAGGCGCAGCTGAGTAATCTAGCTTCAGTAACACAAGTTATTGATCCTAAACTTCATCATCACTTAG AGACATTAGGTGGAGGTGATTACCTATTTGCTATCCGAATGCTCATGGTTTTGTTTCGTCGAGAATTCTCTTTTGCTGATTCGTTATATCTTTGGGAG ATGATGTGGGCTTTGGAATATGATCCCGACTTGTTTCTTATGTACGAAGACCCTAACTTAGCTGCTGAAAAGTCTGAAGGATCTAAAGGAAGAGCAAAATCGACACGCCAGTGTgggaaatttgagagagaaaatctGAAAAATGGAAGCAAAGGTGTCGAAGCTCCACTGCCAATTTCCATTTTCCTAGTAGCCAGTGTCCTCAAAGACAAGAGCACGAAGTTGCTGACAGAAGCTAAGGGACTGGACGACGTTGTTAAG CCCATTGCGTGA